A single window of Trueperaceae bacterium DNA harbors:
- a CDS encoding alpha-amylase family glycosyl hydrolase, whose protein sequence is MGDLRGVAERLDYLDWLGVTDIWLMPIGPSPSYHGYDPTDYTSIAPEYGTMADFDDLLAQARARGIRVILDLVVNHTSDQHPWFQAAAAGAEEYRDYYLWRDEPPDWRGLGSGSPWHPSGGSYYLALFSGNQPDLNHRNPLVERELEEAVRFWLERGVAGFRVDAIQHIVEGEDGAISNSEANFRWVAKFVEFIESVAPGAYLLGETWTATPLIARYHRDAGLHLSTNYPLWEAILSSVQSRSPANLATVLEQDLRLYPPGSVRAPFISNHDQVRPATLFGFLRPDPERSRLAAALLLSAPGVPIVYYGEELGMPNGEGDDDRMKRTPMRWRAGAGAGFSDSRPWIPFSTEDPTISVDSQREDEASLLNWYRRLIAVRQASPALAGGTLEVLDPPERSILVLRRTHPEETVLVVANFANRGAVLDLRSLGAASATDLLSGQQLGESALLPATSALLLRLPER, encoded by the coding sequence ATCGGGGATCTCAGGGGAGTCGCCGAGAGACTCGACTACCTCGATTGGCTGGGGGTGACCGACATCTGGCTCATGCCCATCGGTCCCAGCCCCAGCTACCACGGATACGACCCCACCGACTACACCTCGATCGCTCCGGAGTACGGAACGATGGCGGACTTCGATGACCTGCTGGCTCAGGCCCGGGCGCGTGGGATCCGCGTGATTCTCGACCTCGTCGTCAACCACACCAGCGACCAGCACCCATGGTTCCAGGCGGCAGCGGCGGGCGCTGAGGAGTACCGCGACTACTACCTCTGGCGGGACGAGCCGCCGGACTGGAGAGGACTGGGGAGCGGTTCCCCCTGGCACCCTTCGGGCGGGAGCTACTACCTTGCGCTGTTCAGCGGCAACCAGCCGGATCTGAACCACCGCAATCCCCTCGTCGAACGGGAGCTGGAGGAGGCGGTGCGCTTCTGGCTCGAACGGGGGGTGGCGGGCTTCCGTGTCGACGCCATCCAACACATAGTCGAAGGCGAGGATGGCGCGATCAGCAACAGCGAGGCCAACTTCCGCTGGGTAGCGAAGTTCGTCGAGTTCATCGAGAGCGTCGCGCCTGGCGCCTACCTGCTGGGCGAGACATGGACGGCGACCCCTCTGATCGCTCGCTACCACCGCGACGCCGGCTTGCATCTCTCGACCAACTATCCCCTCTGGGAGGCGATCCTCTCGTCGGTGCAGAGTCGCAGCCCGGCCAATCTGGCTACCGTTCTCGAGCAGGACCTTCGGCTCTATCCACCGGGAAGCGTCCGGGCCCCCTTCATCTCGAACCACGACCAGGTCCGCCCCGCCACCCTCTTCGGCTTCCTGCGCCCCGATCCCGAACGGTCGCGGCTGGCCGCTGCCCTGTTGTTGAGCGCGCCGGGGGTGCCGATCGTCTACTACGGCGAAGAGCTGGGCATGCCCAACGGCGAAGGCGACGACGATCGGATGAAGCGCACGCCGATGCGCTGGCGCGCGGGAGCGGGGGCTGGTTTCAGCGACTCCCGCCCCTGGATCCCTTTCAGCACCGAGGACCCCACCATCTCTGTGGATTCTCAGCGTGAGGACGAGGCCTCGCTGCTCAACTGGTACCGGCGCCTGATAGCCGTTCGCCAGGCCAGCCCGGCGCTCGCAGGCGGCACTCTCGAGGTGCTCGATCCCCCCGAACGGAGCATCCTCGTTCTGCGCCGCACCCATCCCGAGGAGACGGTGCTGGTCGTGGCGAACTTCGCCAACCGCGGCGCCGTGCTCGACCTCCGCTCTCTCGGAGCCGCGAGCGCGACGGATCTGCTGAGCGGCCAGCAGTTGGGGGAATCAGCCCTCCTGCCCGCCACCTCGGCCCTGCTGCTCCGGCTCCCCGAGCGGTGA
- a CDS encoding M23 family metallopeptidase, which yields MKLTPLRLGMLALTLLLAVGLSSARRDDQPPELYLEMPGRVASEEPFDLFLSANEPVTYLVEYGDLELERVSQDLTVSLLALSGEHDVEVSASDAAGNEASATLRVTGVPPVVATLEVPDAAMAGDPVTITARWEGEAAVEEAVLQFAAAPGTTLERSNALIRVAAIPLGSTAGEWPVELTLVDEFGRVSTSSAQLRIAASTQPVQELNISPTTLSVITPAGRELEREAFAAAYAQPLPTPQWSSPFLMPIEGLSTSGFGLPRRYAPGGPVSYHEGADIGAPAGTPIHATNDGIVRVADFYPIKGGLTLIDHGAGVSSLYFHQSTILVESGDRVSRGQVIGEVGTTGLSTGPHLHWEMRVARTPTNPLAWVDRIWP from the coding sequence GTGAAGTTGACGCCCCTCCGCCTTGGCATGCTGGCCCTTACACTCCTGCTGGCGGTCGGACTCTCGAGCGCCCGTCGTGACGACCAACCGCCTGAGCTCTACCTGGAGATGCCCGGGAGGGTAGCTTCCGAGGAGCCGTTCGACCTGTTCCTGAGCGCGAACGAGCCCGTGACCTACCTCGTCGAATATGGCGACCTCGAACTGGAGCGGGTCTCGCAGGACCTGACCGTCTCGCTCCTGGCGCTGTCTGGCGAGCATGACGTAGAGGTCTCGGCTTCCGACGCAGCGGGCAACGAGGCGTCGGCGACCCTTCGGGTGACCGGCGTGCCGCCGGTGGTGGCGACCCTGGAGGTGCCCGACGCGGCGATGGCCGGGGACCCGGTCACCATAACCGCTCGCTGGGAAGGGGAGGCGGCGGTAGAGGAGGCCGTCCTCCAGTTCGCCGCGGCCCCAGGAACGACGCTCGAGCGCTCGAACGCACTGATCCGGGTCGCCGCCATACCGCTCGGCAGCACCGCCGGGGAGTGGCCGGTCGAACTCACTCTCGTCGACGAGTTCGGCCGGGTGAGCACCTCCAGCGCCCAGCTGAGGATCGCTGCGAGCACCCAGCCGGTGCAGGAACTGAATATCTCCCCAACCACCCTCAGCGTGATAACGCCGGCCGGCAGGGAGCTCGAGCGCGAGGCGTTCGCCGCCGCCTACGCCCAGCCGTTACCGACCCCGCAGTGGAGCAGCCCCTTCCTCATGCCCATCGAGGGTCTCTCGACGAGCGGATTCGGGCTGCCCCGCCGCTACGCTCCGGGCGGTCCCGTGTCGTATCACGAGGGAGCGGACATCGGTGCTCCCGCCGGCACCCCAATCCACGCAACCAACGACGGTATCGTCCGGGTGGCGGACTTCTACCCGATCAAGGGCGGCCTGACGCTCATCGACCACGGGGCCGGGGTGAGCAGCCTCTACTTCCATCAGAGCACCATCCTCGTCGAATCTGGCGACCGCGTCAGTCGCGGTCAGGTGATCGGCGAGGTGGGCACGACCGGCCTCTCCACCGGCCCCCACCTCCACTGGGAGATGCGGGTCGCCCGCACCCCCACCAACCCGCTGGCCTGGGTAGACAGGATCTGGCCCTGA
- a CDS encoding pseudouridine synthase produces the protein MADEGERLQKVLARLGVASRRGVEDLIRQGRVVVDGEPAQLGMRLSGAEEVRVDGRLVTGEARRVTYMLNKPRGILSTASDERGRRTVIDLLPPTPGLHPVGRLDKESEGLLLLTTDGELTLRLTHPRYGHRKTYRVWCRQGTVPTGALELLRRGVELEDGRARALEAVPLPDGCLLVLGEGRKRQVRRMLAAVGFEVSRLQRTRVGELELGNLEPGSYRLLSEEEIRAALASGDRQ, from the coding sequence ATGGCTGACGAGGGGGAGAGGTTGCAGAAGGTGCTGGCCCGGCTGGGGGTCGCCAGCCGGCGCGGCGTCGAGGATCTCATCCGCCAGGGCAGGGTCGTGGTGGATGGCGAGCCCGCGCAGCTGGGCATGCGGCTTAGCGGCGCCGAGGAGGTCCGTGTCGACGGACGACTGGTGACCGGTGAAGCGAGGCGCGTGACCTACATGCTCAACAAGCCGCGGGGCATCCTCTCGACCGCTAGTGACGAGCGGGGACGCCGCACCGTCATCGACCTCCTGCCGCCCACGCCGGGCCTCCATCCGGTCGGTCGCCTCGACAAGGAGTCGGAGGGGCTGCTGCTCCTCACCACCGACGGTGAGCTGACCCTCCGACTAACCCACCCCAGGTACGGGCACCGCAAGACCTACCGCGTCTGGTGCCGCCAGGGAACGGTACCCACAGGCGCGCTCGAGCTGCTCCGGCGCGGCGTCGAACTGGAAGACGGCAGGGCCCGGGCGCTGGAGGCTGTTCCGCTGCCGGATGGCTGTCTGCTGGTTCTGGGCGAGGGGCGCAAGAGACAGGTGCGCCGGATGCTCGCCGCGGTAGGCTTCGAGGTCAGCCGCCTCCAACGCACCCGGGTCGGTGAACTCGAACTCGGGAACCTCGAGCCAGGAAGCTATCGGCTGTTGAGCGAGGAGGAGATCCGTGCCGCCCTCGCCAGCGGGGACCGGCAGTAG
- the hpt gene encoding hypoxanthine phosphoribosyltransferase, whose protein sequence is MTETIFRRGSGSVQLDRDQIQRRVQELGEQIRNDYKGLPLHLVCVLNGAFVFMADLVRAIDLPLTVDFLSVSSYGSRTESSGEVRLVKDLDLSLKGRHVLLVEDIVDTGLTMQYLKGYLEGRGPLSVKVASLLSKPSRRVVEVDIDYLGFEIEDAFVYGYGLDVAHRYRNVPFVTSDPAAIEQER, encoded by the coding sequence ATGACAGAGACGATATTCCGGCGCGGAAGCGGTTCCGTGCAGCTGGACCGTGACCAGATCCAGCGCCGGGTGCAGGAACTCGGCGAACAGATCCGCAACGATTACAAGGGCCTGCCGCTTCACCTCGTGTGCGTGCTCAACGGTGCCTTCGTATTCATGGCCGACCTGGTGAGGGCGATAGATCTGCCGCTCACCGTAGACTTCCTGTCGGTCTCGAGCTACGGGTCCCGTACCGAGTCGAGCGGCGAGGTCAGGCTCGTGAAGGACCTCGACCTGAGCCTCAAGGGGCGCCACGTGTTGCTGGTCGAGGACATCGTCGACACGGGCCTCACCATGCAGTACCTCAAGGGCTACCTCGAGGGCAGAGGACCCCTCTCGGTCAAGGTGGCCAGCCTCCTCTCCAAACCCTCCCGCCGCGTGGTGGAGGTCGACATCGACTACCTGGGCTTCGAGATAGAGGATGCCTTCGTCTACGGCTACGGCCTGGACGTAGCCCACCGCTACCGGAACGTGCCGTTCGTGACCAGCGACCCAGCGGCGATAGAGCAGGAGAGGTGA